The genomic segment TGCGCCCGCAGCAGGCGGTCGTAGGCGCCGTGGTCCACCGCCTGGGCGCCGGGCGCCTGGCCCGCGATGACGAGCGAGGCGACGAGGGCTGAGGTGCGAAGGAAGGTGTGTCTCATCCGGGCAATCGGTGGGGGCGGCCGAGGTGCATGTCCACGGCAGATACGACGCGATCGGGCGGTCGGATTCTTCTCCGCCGTGTGATCACTGTTGACGATGCCTGACGATCGCCGCCATCGGAGCCGCGCATCCGCACCGCCTCAGCGCCGCGCGGGACCTGATGACGTGGCCGCGTGGCGCCGACCCGCGCGGACCCGCCGCCTCACCGCAGCATCGACAGGTACCGCACGAAGAGCTTCTTCACGAACGGCGTCAGCCGCGTCCGATTGTACGCATCCCCCACCTTCCGCAGCATCTCGCCCTGCGTGGGATAGGGGTGCATCGTCGTGGCCAGCGCCCCGAGTCCAAGCCCGTGCGTCATCGCGAGTGTCACTTCACTGATGATGTCACCGGCGTTCGGCGCCACGATCGTGGCGCCGACGATCGTGTCCGACCCCTGCGCCACGTGCACGCGGCAGAACCCGGCCGTCTCCCCGTCCAGCCGCGCGCGATCGACGTCGTGCAGCGGCACGGTGAACGTCTGCACCGCCACGCCGGCCTGCGCCGCACTCGCCGCCGTGTGCCCGACCTGCGCCAGCTCCGGTGCGGTGTACGTCGCCCAGGGGGTGACCAGGGTGCTCAGCTTCCCCCTGCCGAAGAACAGTGCATTCCGGATCACCATCCGCGCCTGGAAGTCGGCCGCGTGCGTGAACTGCAGCGGCGAGCAGATGTCGCCCACGGCATACACCCGCGCGTTACTCGTGCGCAGTTGGTCATTCACCGTCACGCCTTTGCCGGTGTACGTCACGCCACCGCGCTCCAGCTCCAGCCCCTCCACGTTTGGCGCCCGGCCGATTGCCACCAGAAGGGCGTCGCCCACGCTGACCTGCACGCCCCGGCTGCCGGTGGTGTGGACGTGGATCCCGTCGGACTCCTGCCGCACCTCCGTGATGGCCGCACCGGACAGGTACGTCACCCCGTCATCGAGCAGCGCCTGCTGCACGATCGCCGCCGCATCGGCATCGTCGCGCGGCAGCACGCGTGCTCCCTTGTCGACCAGCGTGACCTGCGACCCGAACCGCGCGAACGCCTGCGCCAGCTCGCACCCGATGGGGCCGGCCCCGATGATCGCGAGGCGCGCCGGGAGCGTGGTGAGGTCGAAGATGGTCTCGTTGGTGAGATACGGGACCGTCCTGAGACCGGGGATCGGCGGCGCCGCTGCGCGTGCACCGGTCGCGATCACGGCACGACGGAAGCGCAGCGTCGCGCCACCCACGGTGATCGACTCGCGATCGGCGAACGCCCCCTGGCCGAGGAACACGTCGATGCCGAGGTCGCGGAACCGCGCCGCGCCGTCGATGGGACTCATCTCCGCGCGGATGCGGCGCATGCGCTGCATCATCGCCGCGAAGTCACCCGGCGCCTGCGGATCGAGACCTGGGCCGGCGTACTTCGCCGCGGCATGGCGGGCCGCATGCCACGAACGTGCCGCACTGATCACACCCTTCGACGGCACGCAGCCGACGTTGAGGCAGTCGCCACCCATGAGGTGCCGCTCGATCAGCGCGACCTTCGCGCCGATCCCTGCCGCGCCCGCCGCCGTCACCAGCCCGCCGGTGCCGGCCCCGATCACCACGAGGTCGTACTTCGCCGCCGGCACGGGGTTCACCCATCCCGCCGGCGACACCTCGGCCAGGAGTGTCTCGTCCCAGTGATCGTGCTGGAGCATGTGCGATAAGTGAGGGAGTGGTGCGGTGCGTTCAGCTGCCTGATGATGCGGTCGCGCTGGCCAGCGCCCGCTTCGCCATGCGTCCAACCAGCACGGCCACTGCTGCGGTGGCGGCAAGTCCGAGGCCAAGCACCAGCCAGAATCCCGCACCCCGCGCCGGCGCCGCGCCACCGGTCGCGCCGAGCACGGTGCCGGCCACCGAGCCGGTGTACACATAGAGCAACGTGCCGGGAATCATGCCGAGCGACGCGACCAGGTAGTCCACTGCGCGCACCTGTGTCAGCCCGAGTGCGTAGTTCAGCAGGTTGAACGGGACGAGCGGCGAGAGGCGCAGCAGGAACACGATGCGACGGCCGTCGTCAGCCACGGCGCGATCGATGGCGGCGAATCGGGGATCGCGCTGCACCCGGGCGGCC from the Gemmatimonadaceae bacterium genome contains:
- a CDS encoding mercuric reductase, whose translation is MLQHDHWDETLLAEVSPAGWVNPVPAAKYDLVVIGAGTGGLVTAAGAAGIGAKVALIERHLMGGDCLNVGCVPSKGVISAARSWHAARHAAAKYAGPGLDPQAPGDFAAMMQRMRRIRAEMSPIDGAARFRDLGIDVFLGQGAFADRESITVGGATLRFRRAVIATGARAAAPPIPGLRTVPYLTNETIFDLTTLPARLAIIGAGPIGCELAQAFARFGSQVTLVDKGARVLPRDDADAAAIVQQALLDDGVTYLSGAAITEVRQESDGIHVHTTGSRGVQVSVGDALLVAIGRAPNVEGLELERGGVTYTGKGVTVNDQLRTSNARVYAVGDICSPLQFTHAADFQARMVIRNALFFGRGKLSTLVTPWATYTAPELAQVGHTAASAAQAGVAVQTFTVPLHDVDRARLDGETAGFCRVHVAQGSDTIVGATIVAPNAGDIISEVTLAMTHGLGLGALATTMHPYPTQGEMLRKVGDAYNRTRLTPFVKKLFVRYLSMLR
- a CDS encoding TVP38/TMEM64 family protein codes for the protein MNQPGRPAPDPAVAAVTSRSGGIVRLVVIVGITALLLVLGRRLAGSLPQLTAQVESLGAWAPAVFVAVYAAACVAFVPASILTFAAGALFGVVQGTLLVLTGATLGAFLAFLVARYIARDWVAARVQRDPRFAAIDRAVADDGRRIVFLLRLSPLVPFNLLNYALGLTQVRAVDYLVASLGMIPGTLLYVYTGSVAGTVLGATGGAAPARGAGFWLVLGLGLAATAAVAVLVGRMAKRALASATASSGS